A single Aspergillus chevalieri M1 DNA, chromosome 3, nearly complete sequence DNA region contains:
- a CDS encoding putative short chain dehydrogenase/reductase (COG:Q;~EggNog:ENOG410PWV6;~InterPro:IPR036291,IPR002347;~PFAM:PF00106,PF13561;~go_process: GO:0055114 - oxidation-reduction process [Evidence IEA]) — MSISSAFCCVGAATTCYWAIQLARYLYCYIRPSSLPRYNPTGKDAWALVTGATGGIGFGFAEELSERGFNVFLHGRNREKLNRRQEELQAKFPNIKYKIVVSDAADLHEDVNLIPNEVGNANLTVLVNNVGGETQAYRGLTELSYQDVRTTINTNATFMTQITRVLLPVLEKNGPSLILNVSSIAAYGMPFVPVYSGTKGFVESFSRALDAEVKARGQDVEVLAIRVGSVQSQSNDVDVGLLVPDSRTMAAASLERVGCGLPLIFGYWGHAIAGVSLDFIPRPFMIKMLANTMDSLKKQAEERQAKRN, encoded by the coding sequence ATGTCTATATCCAGCGCCTTTTGCTGCGTTGGTGCGGCCACCACCTGCTACTGGGCGATCCAGCTGGCTCGGTATCTCTACTGCTACATCCGCCCAAGCTCCCTTCCACGCTATAACCCCACCGGCAAAGACGCTTGGGCTCTCGTAACTGGTGCTACCGGTGGGATTGGTTTTGGGTTTGCCGAAGAGCTCAGCGAGCGTGGATTCAACGTCTTCCTGCACGGCCGGAACCGCGAGAAGCTCAATCGGAGACAGGAAGAGCTCCAGGCGAAGTTCCCGAACATTAAGTATAAGATCGTCGTCTCGGATGCGGCAGACCTCCACGAGGATGTCAACTTGATCCCCAACGAGGTCGGAAATGCAAACCTTACGGTTCTGGTGAACAATGTTGGAGGAGAGACCCAGGCATACCGGGGTTTGACAGAGTTGTCATATCAGGATGTGCGGACTACCATCAACACCAATGCCACTTTCATGACACAGATTACCCGAGTCTTGCTCCCGGTTCTCGAAAAGAACGGTCCTAGCTTGATCCTCAACGTTTCTTCGATTGCGGCCTACGGTATGCCTTTCGTTCCGGTGTACAGTGGGACAAAGGGATTCGTCGAGTCTTTCAGCAGAGCTCTCGATGCAGAGGTGAAGGCGCGTGGACAAGACGTAGAGGTACTTGCAATTCGAGTGGGAAGTGTGCAAAGTCAGAGCAATGATGTTGACGTGGGCTTGCTTGTCCCCGACTCACGGACCATGGCTGCCGCTTCGTTGGAGCGTGTTGGATGTGGCCTTCCTCTGATCTTTGGATACTGGGGTCATGCGATTGCGGGCGTCAGCCTTGATTTCATTCCCAGGCCTTTCATGATCAAGATGTTGGCGAATACCATGGATTCCCTGAAGAAGCAGGCTGAAGAGAGGCAAGCGAAGCGGAACTAA
- the RPS25 gene encoding 40S ribosomal protein eS25 (COG:J;~EggNog:ENOG410PQUS;~InterPro:IPR004977;~PFAM:PF03297), which produces MAPQKKKWSKGKVKDKAQHAVVLEKSTAEKLNKDVQSYRLITVATLVDRLKINGSLARQALADLEERGVIKKVVGHHDLDIYTRAVAAE; this is translated from the exons ATG GCCCCCCAAAAGAAGAAGTGGTCCAAGGGCAAGG TTAAGGACAAGGCCCAGCACGCCGTCGTCCTTGAGAAGTCTACCGCTGAGAAGCTCAACAAGGATGTTCAGTCCTACCGTCTTATCACTGTCGCCACCCTTGTCGACCGTCTCAAGATCAACGGTAGCTTGGCCCGCCAGGCTCTGGCTGATCTCGAGGAGAGGGGAGTGATCAAGAAGGTCGTCGGCCACCACGACCTCGACATCTACA CCCGCGCCGTCGCCGCCGAGTAA
- a CDS encoding putative acid phosphatase (COG:I;~EggNog:ENOG410PKVZ;~InterPro:IPR000560,IPR029033;~PFAM:PF00328), with product MYVLSRPHLKAPKTNSIQTGLAAYWPYCNVARRMIQMAASSQDMSTWDSFAWRRKMETFGGRDEAVVAQGAQGEIEGICQPGELTDKGRGTTFALGQRLRRLYVDQLGFMPEVKSDAEDMYLRTTPLPRALESLQQAFFGMYPRNARTLDFPPPVIVARSISEETLLPNEGNCRRFRQLARLFADRAAKRWNDSAEMTYLNTLWSKWMPTNSPRVAVDAHPRLSGINDTINATYAHGPATKLPREFYDAKAREITDRIASDEWYSGYQESNEYRRLGIGGLMGDIVDRMVSTAVDGGWRSETSASGSSAENGKAIKFAMSGCHDTTLAAILGSLDAFDGKWPPFTSSVAIELFTKTEAESQSQSQTNDDASSPKKTSGFLSGLLGGSSASTPSLTKPSTLSRTPLSVLPDSARKSMQEKHYVRVRYNDRPMRIPGCATKPENHLPGNDTFCTLDAFKEIVDKFTPRNWTVECTENLGEGLYGKGESEKVQQVA from the exons ATGTATGTACTCAGTCGCCCGCATCTGAAGGCCCCCAAAACTAATAGTATACAGACAGGCCTTGCAGCAT ACTGGCCATATTGCAATGTCGCGCGCCGGATGATCCAAATGGCAGCCAGCAGCCAAGACATGTCGACATGGGATTCATTCGCATGGAGAAGGAAGATGGAGACCTTTGGCGGCAGAGACGAAGCTGTGGTTGCGCAGGGTGCGCAGGGTGAAATCGAGGGTATCTG CCAACCCGGCGAGTTAACAGACAAAGGAAGAGGGACGACATTCGCGCTGGGTCAACGACTGCGACGCCTTTATGTGGACCAGCTGGGTTTCATGCCCGAGGTGAAATCGGACGCTGAGGACATGTATCTGCGAACTACTCCCCTCCCGCGAGCTCTCGAGTCACTCCAACAAGCCTTCTTTGGCATGTACCCGCGCAACGCACGAACCCTCGACTTCCCCCCCCCAGTGATCGTGGCACGCTCCATCTCTGAGGAAACACTGCTCCCGAATGAAGGCAACTGCCGACGTTTCAGACAACTCGCGCGCCTCTTCGCAGACCGTGCAGCAAAGCGAT GGAACGACTCCGCTGAAATGACCTACCTCAACACCCTCTGGTCAAAATGGATGCCCACCAACTCCCCCCGCGTCGCCGTCGACGCCCATCCCCGCCTCTCCGGAATCAACGACACAATCAACGCAACCTACGCCCACGGCCCTGCCACAAAACTCCCCCGCGAATTCTACGACGCCAAAGCCCGCGAAATCACAGACAGAATAGCCAGTGATGAATGGTACTCCGGGTACCAGGAGAGCAACGAGTATCGCCGTCTCGGCATCGGAGGACTCATGGGCGACATCGTTGACCGGATGGTTAGCACCGCTGTGGATGGGGGGTGGCGCAGCGAGACCTCTGCCTCGGGATCGTCAGCGGAGAACGGCAAAGCGATCAAGTTCGCCATGAGCGGTTGCCACGATACAACCCTCGCTGCTATCCTGGGTAGCCTGGACGCGTTCGACGGAAAATGGCCCCCCTTCACATCCTCCGTTGCGATCGAGCTCTTCACAAAGACCGAAGCCGAATCGCAGTCGCAGTCCCAGACCAACGATGATGCATCGTCGCCCAAGAAAACATCCGGTTTCCTCTCCGGTCTCCTAGGCGGTTCTTCTGCCTCAACGCCCTCTCTCACCAAACCCTCTACTCTATCCCGCACCCCACTCTCCGTCCTCCCCGACTCCGCGCGGAAATCAATGCAAGAAAAGCACTACGTGCGAGTCAGATACAATGACCGCCCCATGCGTATTCCCGGGTGCGCTACGAAGCCGGAGAACCATCTCCCTGGTAACGATACGTTCTGCACGCTGGATGCGTTCAAAGAAATCGTTGATAAGTTCACGCCGCGGAATTGGACGGTCGAGTGTACGGAGAACCTGGGCGAGGGATTATATGGGAAGGGTGAAAGTGAGAAGGTGCAGCAGGTTGCTTAG